The following DNA comes from Deltaproteobacteria bacterium.
TAGAGTAAACGCGCTACTGTGTCAGCATCATGGGTGGCGATACCAACAACCAACACCATGAGTGTTTCACGCATTGAATATGTCAATTCACCAATAAGTCCGAAGTCTATAAGAGCAATGCGATCATCAGGTAAGACAAAAGCATTACCTGGATGTGGGTCGGCATGAAAAAATCCATCTATAAAAAGCTGCTCAAACGAACTTGAGACAATATTAGCAGCAATTTTCTTTTTATTATGATTAGGGCTAAGATCAGCTAACCGTTCACCTTTAATAAATTCCATGGTGAGTACAGAACGCGTGCATAAATCATCATAAAGTGCGGGCACAACATATGAGCGTTGCTTACTTGCAAGATTACGAGCAAAGCGGCGCATATTGCGGGCTTCGCGTTCAAAATCGAGTTCGGATAAAAAAGCGTTTTCAAGTTCTGTAACAATATCTTGTGGCGCTACTAGACCGCTTTCTTCAATAATTGCTTCAGCTAGCCGTGCTAAATAGCGCAGAAAATCGAGGTCACGTAGTATTTGTTCGCGGATTTTCGGGCGACGTATTTTAACGGCGACTTCTTCGCCTGAATGTAAAGTGGCTTTATGCACCTGACCGATAGAAGCGCTAGCTACAGGAATTGGATCAAATTCAGCAAATAATTCATTAATCGGTTTGCCTAATTCAGACTCAACCGTACATAGTGCTTCGTCTGAAGCAAGTGGCGGACAATCGTCTTGCAATCCACGTAGTGCTTCAGCGAAGCCAGGTGGCAGAATATCAGGGCGCGTCGAAAGAACCTGCCCAAACTTAATAAATGTTGGGCCAAGTTCTTCGAGAATTGAACGAAATCGCTGGGCTAAACCTGGTAGCTCTTCTTCGTTATCATTGCTTTGAGTTTGTGCGTCAGTTGCACTTGTCGAAGTGTTAACCCCATTAAGCTTTTTAGCGACTGAGCGTTTTTTTCGTCGTCCAGCAAAAAAATGGTCCAAACCGTGCCGAGCTACTACGGCGGTAATTTGTCGCAGTCTACGTAAATTGGCTAAGGATGGACCAAAAACCACGGGTCACACTCTGTTTGCGGCCTTGAAGCCTTAAGAACCGCTTTGTATGTGGGACTCTATATAATTTATAGCATCGGCAACCGTACGAATTTTTTCAGCTTCTTCATCTGGAATTTCGAAACCAAATTCGTCTTCCATTGCCATAACTAACTCAACAATATCTAGTGAATCGGCACCGAGATCATCGGTGAATGATTGAGTAAGCTCTACTCCATCGTCTTTCACCCCAAGTTGTCGAGTAATGATGGCCTTAACTTTTGTTTCGATTTCGGCCTTTGAAAGCATTGATCCTCCATTAAAGAGTACTCGCCGAGGTCGAGAATAAACCTCGTAAATAATGTGATACGCTATAGCAGAGTGCTGTCAATCTAGCAAAGTAGTCTTTTATATCTTTGCAAAGTATCAAAAAATATATTTATTTAGATAATATTATATAACAATTTCAATGAGATAACTGGTGCCAGACACCAATTGAGGGCAGCAATCGCTAGACGATTAATATGCTAGCGCGCTATGTCGGGTAGTTATGAATACACGTACAGAAGTAGATAGCATGGGTGAGATTGAAGTTGCGACGCAACGCTATTGGGGGGCGCAAACCGAACGTTCGCGGCGTAATTTTACTATAGGCGGTGAACAATTCCCCACTGCGGTTATTACAGCACTCGGTGTAGTTAAAAAAGCCTGTGCCCAAGCAAACCTTGAGTTAGGCGTTCTTAATGGGAAAATTGCGGATGCCATTATAAATGCCTGTTACGAAGTTATTGCGGGCAAACTTGACGATGAGTTTCCGTTAGTTGTTTGGCAAACTGGTAGTGGTACGCAGACCAACATGAATGCCAATGAGGTTATTGCCAATCGAGCCAATGAGCTTCTGGGCAGTACACGAGGTAGCAAAAAACCGGTGCACCCAAATGACCATGTAAATTTATCGCAATCTTCAAATGACGTTTTTCCTACGGTGATGCATGTGGCAACCGCCTGTGAAATCCACGAGCGTCTGCTACCGGCCCTTGATAAAGTAATTGCCATTATTACAAGTAAAGCCGAAGCTTTTGCAGATGTAATAAAAATTGGACGAACCCATTTGCAAGACGCCACTCCCATTACCTTAGGCCAAGAGTTTTCAGGATGGGCAAATCAATTGCAACTCGCACGGCGAGCGTTGTTGGCGACTACGCCTTTTCTTTATGAATTAGCTCAAGGTGGTACTGCTGTTGGAACTGGTATTAATACACCTAAAGGTTTTGCTACGCTTGTTGCTCAAAAAATTGCTAAGCTTGTTGGCCTGCCTTTTATTACTGCCCCAAACAAATTTGCCGCACTTGCTGGGCATGAAGCTATGGTAATGGTGAGCGCTGCGTTAAAAACACTTGCAGTAGCTGCAACAAAAATCGCTAATGATGTCCGTTGGCTTTCTAGTGGGCCGCGTGCTGGTATTGGGGAAATAGCTATTCCAGAAAACGAACCCGGCAGTTCAATAATGCCTGGCAAAGTAAACCCTACTCAGGCTGAAGCTATGCTGATGGTGGCCATGCAAGTAATGGGCAATGATGCCACCGTTGCAATTGGTGCTGCTAGCGGCAATTTTGAACTTAACGTAGCTAAGCCAGTAATCTTAGTAAATGTACTACGCTCAATACGCTTGCTCGCTGATGCCTTATTATCTTTTGAAGAGCATTGTTTATGTGGCATCGAGCCAAGACGTGATCGTATCAACATGCATTTAGAGCAATCGCTAATGTTGGTAACTGCCTTAAGCCCTCACGTAGGTTATGATAGTGCTGCTAAGATTGCTAAATATGCACATGAATACGGCATAACTTTGCGTGAAGCGGCAATAAAGCTTGGCATTGTTGATGGCGAGACTTTTGATAAAGTGATGCGACCAGAAAAGATGATTGGTTGCAAAGAATAATTGGTTTTATTGCGGTACGATGAGCATAAATCAAGATATTAGTATCTAGAGCTATCACTTGCGTCCTTCTATAATATCATACAGCAAATCACCGATTATTTAAGGTGTCAAATACTAAACTAAGAGAATTTTAAATTTAAGGAACGATATCCCATGGGCGTTCCCATAAATGCATAGTTCTATGCCGTTGCAGTAGCAGAAAATCTTGTCGTTGCAGCTCTAGTAAGATTCGCACTTTTTCGCGTAAAGGCAGATTAGCTTGTTTAACATGCCAGTTTTTCTTGGCGCAGAATATTGATTCTGCTTCATATTTTGGTTTTTGCTCACTCATGATTAATAAACTCTAGGTATCTTCTCCAAGGAGCTTCAAGATTATATTTTAAAAGAATTTCATTTAAATGCTCATAGTCAACTACTTTAGCTTCAAGCAAATAGGCTATTCGCTCACGTCTTTTTGCTCCACCTGCATCCAATGCTAAGGCTATGAGGTGCTCTGGAGCAATTACCCTTACAGGCACTCCCTCATAATCCAAATCGCGCGCCTGATGTATTGCTTCTTCAGCAATAAGATTGTGAGCAGGCAAAAATTGTACTGGCACTCCATGGATGATTATATGTTCTGCATCAAAAGCATAGTTGTTACTCTGTGCCCATTCATAAATTGAAGTTATGGAGATTAATTGGCCAATGGTTTTTTGCGACTGCAGTATAAAAACATCAAGATCATAAGTTCGTGTTGGTTCTGCATAAAAAAGTACAGCCATAGCACCGCCAATTGCATAATCTGTAATGATATTAGCTTGTTTTGCAGAATTAATTACAGCAAACACGTCACCAAGAGAGGCCAAATCAGTGCTCCTTGTAAAAACCATATTTAACTTAACAATGAATCGATTATTAATATTATCTAATTATATAAAAAATATATAATTATTCTACAATCATTAATTAAAGTGTAAGCATTACCTTAAGCCACCATGGACACGATAGCGCCGATAAAGCAAAGCACTAACAGGTGTGAGCACTAAACAAAAAATGTTTATGCCCCAAGCGCCCATAGCGGGAGACAAGCGATGCGACAAAGCTAATAATCTAAAGATGTAAGTAACTGATAATAATAAGGCGATTGCAACTACACCAAAACCAAGATTAGCCGCCAATGAACGACGGCGATTAGGATTTAACGCCCAAGGTATGGCTAAAATAAACATAGCTAAAGTAGATAAAGGGTAGGCTATACGATTATGCCACTCGATTAAAAA
Coding sequences within:
- a CDS encoding nucleotidyltransferase, with amino-acid sequence MASLGDVFAVINSAKQANIITDYAIGGAMAVLFYAEPTRTYDLDVFILQSQKTIGQLISITSIYEWAQSNNYAFDAEHIIIHGVPVQFLPAHNLIAEEAIHQARDLDYEGVPVRVIAPEHLIALALDAGGAKRRERIAYLLEAKVVDYEHLNEILLKYNLEAPWRRYLEFINHE
- the acpP gene encoding acyl carrier protein, which produces MLSKAEIETKVKAIITRQLGVKDDGVELTQSFTDDLGADSLDIVELVMAMEDEFGFEIPDEEAEKIRTVADAINYIESHIQSGS
- a CDS encoding AarF/ABC1/UbiB kinase family protein, producing the protein MVFGPSLANLRRLRQITAVVARHGLDHFFAGRRKKRSVAKKLNGVNTSTSATDAQTQSNDNEEELPGLAQRFRSILEELGPTFIKFGQVLSTRPDILPPGFAEALRGLQDDCPPLASDEALCTVESELGKPINELFAEFDPIPVASASIGQVHKATLHSGEEVAVKIRRPKIREQILRDLDFLRYLARLAEAIIEESGLVAPQDIVTELENAFLSELDFEREARNMRRFARNLASKQRSYVVPALYDDLCTRSVLTMEFIKGERLADLSPNHNKKKIAANIVSSSFEQLFIDGFFHADPHPGNAFVLPDDRIALIDFGLIGELTYSMRETLMVLVVGIATHDADTVARLLYRLGVADERVSLFRLREACSALFSSYLKDRDSVANIQATRLMSDLLQLATRFHVHIPSEYAIIARAGATVEGIIRQLDPTLEVLDTAKPYLRKLIEEQFSWPNFGEGAMKNIMRLRSMMRDIPLSLTQVLMDLESGKLQIQVKSNELETIGRNINSLGLATFSGFIACGLITGSFFILARYKIEIGGWPIIPIAGLFFASMLFGASLGWYFISPHLQKISLIRLFKRWRRDVK
- the fumC gene encoding class II fumarate hydratase; translated protein: MNTRTEVDSMGEIEVATQRYWGAQTERSRRNFTIGGEQFPTAVITALGVVKKACAQANLELGVLNGKIADAIINACYEVIAGKLDDEFPLVVWQTGSGTQTNMNANEVIANRANELLGSTRGSKKPVHPNDHVNLSQSSNDVFPTVMHVATACEIHERLLPALDKVIAIITSKAEAFADVIKIGRTHLQDATPITLGQEFSGWANQLQLARRALLATTPFLYELAQGGTAVGTGINTPKGFATLVAQKIAKLVGLPFITAPNKFAALAGHEAMVMVSAALKTLAVAATKIANDVRWLSSGPRAGIGEIAIPENEPGSSIMPGKVNPTQAEAMLMVAMQVMGNDATVAIGAASGNFELNVAKPVILVNVLRSIRLLADALLSFEEHCLCGIEPRRDRINMHLEQSLMLVTALSPHVGYDSAAKIAKYAHEYGITLREAAIKLGIVDGETFDKVMRPEKMIGCKE